Proteins encoded by one window of Emticicia oligotrophica DSM 17448:
- a CDS encoding sodium-translocating pyrophosphatase, which translates to MDSMIVYLVPLMGIIGLLYTAWRFNWVSNQPAGDDNMKKLSGYIADGAIAFLKAEWKILAYFAIPTAVILGYLGMQTEANGMEIHSSPLIAVAFLIGAVFSATAGYIGMKIATKANVRTAQAARTSLAKALEVSFTGGSVMGMGVAGLAVLGLGGLFILFYNLFAKGQGLTSVEMKKAIEVLAGFSLGAESIALFARVGGGIYTKAADVGADLVGKVEAGIPEDDVRNPATIADNVGDNVGDVAGMGADLFGSYVATILATMVLGQEISVSDNYGGFSPVLLPMLIAGVGLLASLVSTFFVRISREDASVQNALNIGNWLSIVITFVASYFLVKNILPENLNLRGFEFTSTGVFLAIVVGLIVGALMSIITEYYTAMGKRPVLSIVQKSGTGHATNIIGGLAVGMESTVLPIIVLAAGIILSYKFAGLYGVSIAAAGMMATTAMQLAIDAFGPIADNAGGIAEMAQLPSEVRERTDNLDAVGNTTAATGKGFAIASAALTSLALFAAFVGIAGISKIDIYKADVLAGLFVGGMIPFIFSALAISAVGKAAMEMVNEVRRQFREIPGIMEYKTEPEYEKCVAISTEASIKQMIAPGAIAIISPVLVGFFFGPEVLGGMLAGVTVSGVLMGMFQSNAGGAWDNAKKSFEKGVVIDGETYYKKSEPHKASVTGDTVGDPFKDTSGPSMNILIKLMSIVSLVIAPYIAVKPETTALKSTKEVVKSSITVTVNK; encoded by the coding sequence TGGGTATTATTGGCTTACTTTACACAGCTTGGCGATTCAATTGGGTGTCGAACCAACCCGCTGGCGATGATAATATGAAAAAACTTTCAGGTTATATCGCTGATGGTGCCATTGCTTTCTTAAAAGCTGAGTGGAAAATTTTAGCATACTTTGCCATTCCTACTGCCGTTATTTTAGGCTATTTAGGTATGCAAACTGAAGCTAACGGAATGGAAATACATTCTTCTCCGCTCATTGCCGTTGCATTCTTGATTGGGGCTGTATTTTCAGCAACTGCAGGTTACATCGGAATGAAAATCGCTACCAAAGCCAATGTTCGTACTGCACAAGCAGCTCGTACCTCTCTTGCAAAAGCACTTGAAGTATCATTTACTGGTGGTTCTGTAATGGGAATGGGAGTTGCTGGCTTAGCAGTTTTGGGTCTTGGTGGATTATTCATCTTATTCTACAACTTATTTGCTAAAGGTCAAGGTTTAACATCTGTAGAAATGAAAAAAGCAATTGAAGTATTAGCTGGTTTTTCATTGGGTGCTGAATCAATTGCTTTATTTGCACGTGTAGGTGGTGGAATTTACACAAAAGCAGCTGACGTGGGTGCTGACTTAGTAGGAAAGGTTGAAGCGGGTATTCCTGAAGATGATGTTCGTAACCCAGCAACAATCGCTGATAACGTGGGTGATAACGTAGGTGACGTAGCAGGTATGGGAGCAGACTTATTTGGTTCTTATGTAGCAACAATTCTTGCAACGATGGTATTAGGGCAAGAAATTAGTGTAAGTGATAATTATGGTGGTTTTTCACCAGTATTATTACCAATGTTGATTGCAGGGGTTGGTTTGTTAGCTTCATTAGTATCAACTTTCTTCGTAAGAATTAGTCGTGAAGATGCCTCAGTACAAAATGCTCTAAACATTGGTAACTGGCTATCAATTGTTATCACTTTCGTTGCTTCTTATTTCTTAGTAAAGAATATTTTACCAGAAAATTTAAATTTACGTGGTTTTGAATTTACATCTACTGGTGTTTTCTTAGCTATTGTAGTAGGTTTGATTGTTGGTGCTTTAATGTCAATCATTACTGAGTACTATACAGCAATGGGCAAACGACCAGTTTTATCAATCGTTCAGAAATCAGGTACAGGTCATGCTACAAACATCATCGGTGGTTTAGCAGTAGGTATGGAATCTACTGTATTACCAATTATAGTATTAGCTGCAGGAATTATTTTATCATACAAATTTGCTGGTTTGTATGGTGTATCTATTGCTGCCGCTGGTATGATGGCAACAACTGCGATGCAATTAGCTATTGATGCATTCGGTCCAATTGCTGATAATGCAGGTGGTATTGCTGAAATGGCACAATTACCAAGTGAAGTGCGTGAGCGTACTGATAACTTAGATGCTGTAGGTAATACAACTGCTGCAACTGGAAAAGGCTTTGCTATTGCTTCTGCTGCCCTTACATCCTTGGCATTATTCGCTGCATTTGTTGGTATTGCAGGTATTTCAAAAATTGATATTTACAAAGCTGACGTCTTAGCGGGTCTATTTGTAGGTGGAATGATTCCATTCATTTTTAGTGCATTAGCAATTTCAGCGGTAGGTAAAGCTGCAATGGAAATGGTGAATGAAGTTCGTCGTCAGTTCCGTGAAATTCCAGGAATTATGGAATATAAAACTGAACCTGAATACGAAAAGTGTGTAGCTATCTCGACAGAAGCTTCCATCAAGCAAATGATTGCTCCGGGTGCAATTGCTATTATTTCACCAGTCTTAGTAGGATTTTTCTTTGGTCCAGAAGTATTAGGTGGTATGTTAGCAGGTGTAACGGTATCAGGGGTATTGATGGGCATGTTCCAATCAAATGCAGGTGGTGCATGGGATAATGCTAAAAAATCATTCGAAAAAGGAGTGGTTATTGATGGTGAAACTTATTACAAAAAATCAGAACCACATAAAGCATCGGTTACAGGTGATACAGTAGGTGACCCATTCAAAGATACTTCAGGCCCGTCAATGAACATTTTGATTAAGTTGATGTCAATTGTTTCTTTGGTTATTGCTCCTTACATTGCAGTGAAACCAGAAACAACAGCGTTGAAATCTACAAAAGAAGTTGTAAAATCATCGATTACAGTTACAGTAAATAAGTAA
- a CDS encoding PQQ-dependent sugar dehydrogenase, with translation MKYFLLIWFFPFNIFAQSPSLQTNFYISGFNSIVDIAHAYDERLFVVDGTQIKVIENNSILADPFLDLTGNADWIMAVAFHPNYQANGQLFVKYRTLDNTCRISRFLKSSDDKNQVDKSSENVLFSIVNNIGHQGGDLEFGKDGYLYTTIGDGAPGERFSLGDENNNAQNMSSLKGKLLRFNVDSENLIPIENPYQTPNDNIPDEIIAAGLRNPWKFSFDKLTGDLWIGDVGQDSYEEIDYLPFGNFENKNFGWSCYEGNMLHLTQNCPPNSVSLVSPIITYEGYNFNGNLPASVTGGYVYRGSKYPFLNGFYCYADYNSGKFWLLKNTNNVIINDFKGVLMEYPTTFGEDYAGELYVATFDKIYKITSCGNEQNLTITSNLTGRNYFSSLNLIESSAQILNGGEVFYSSSKMISLNPGFKVDNGAVFIAQIDSCN, from the coding sequence ATGAAATATTTTTTACTTATTTGGTTCTTTCCATTTAATATATTTGCCCAATCTCCTAGTTTACAAACCAATTTTTATATCAGTGGATTTAACTCAATTGTTGATATTGCCCATGCTTATGACGAAAGACTATTTGTTGTAGATGGTACCCAAATTAAAGTAATTGAAAATAATTCTATACTTGCAGATCCATTTTTAGATTTAACAGGTAATGCTGATTGGATAATGGCAGTTGCATTTCATCCAAATTATCAAGCTAACGGTCAATTATTTGTTAAATACAGAACATTAGATAATACTTGTAGAATTTCAAGATTTTTAAAATCGAGTGATGATAAAAATCAAGTAGATAAATCTTCAGAAAACGTATTGTTTAGTATTGTCAATAATATTGGTCATCAAGGGGGCGATTTAGAATTTGGAAAAGATGGTTATTTATACACTACTATTGGTGATGGAGCACCGGGTGAAAGATTCTCTTTGGGTGATGAGAATAATAACGCACAAAATATGTCTTCTTTAAAGGGAAAGCTGCTTCGATTCAATGTAGATTCTGAAAATTTAATACCTATAGAAAACCCTTATCAAACTCCCAATGATAACATTCCTGATGAAATCATTGCGGCTGGATTGCGAAATCCTTGGAAATTTAGTTTTGATAAGCTAACTGGTGATTTGTGGATTGGCGATGTAGGCCAAGATAGTTATGAAGAAATAGATTACCTCCCATTTGGTAATTTTGAGAATAAAAATTTTGGTTGGAGTTGCTATGAAGGAAATATGTTGCACCTAACACAAAATTGTCCTCCTAATTCAGTTAGCTTGGTTTCTCCTATAATTACTTATGAAGGATATAATTTTAATGGTAATTTACCAGCTTCAGTTACAGGGGGTTATGTCTATAGAGGAAGTAAATATCCTTTTCTCAATGGTTTTTATTGCTATGCTGATTATAATTCTGGTAAATTTTGGTTATTAAAAAACACCAATAATGTTATAATCAATGATTTTAAAGGCGTTCTTATGGAGTATCCAACAACTTTTGGAGAAGATTATGCAGGCGAACTCTATGTGGCTACTTTCGATAAAATTTATAAAATAACTTCTTGTGGAAACGAACAAAATCTAACAATAACCTCAAATTTAACAGGTAGAAATTACTTTAGTTCACTTAATCTGATTGAAAGCTCAGCTCAAATATTAAATGGTGGAGAAGTCTTTTATTCTTCAAGTAAAATGATTTCTTTGAATCCTGGATTTAAAGTTGATAATGGAGCTGTTTTCATTGCCCAAATTGATTCTTGTAATTAA